Proteins from a single region of Gorilla gorilla gorilla isolate KB3781 chromosome 16, NHGRI_mGorGor1-v2.1_pri, whole genome shotgun sequence:
- the LCTL gene encoding lactase-like protein, with translation MKPVWVATLLWMLLLVSRLGAARKGSPEEASFYYGTFPPGFSWGVGSSAYQTEGAWDQDGKGPSIWDVFTHSGKGKVLGNETADVACDGYYKVQEDIILLRELHVNHYRFSLSWPRLLPTGIRAEQVNKKGIEFYSDLIDALLSSNITPIVTLHHWDLPQLFQVKYGGWQNVSMANYFRDYANLCFEAFGDRVKHWITFSDPRAMAEKGYETGHHAPGLKLRGTGLYKAAHHIIKAHAEAWHSYNTTWRSKQQGLVGISLNCDWGEPVDISNPKDLEAAERYLQFCLGWFANPIYAGDYPQVMKDYIGRKSAEQGLEMSRLPVFSLQEKSYIKGTSDFLGLGHFTTRYITERNYPSRQGPSYQNDRDLIELVDPNWPDLGSKWLYSVPWGFRRLLNFAQTQYGDPPIYVMENGASQKFHCTQLCDEWRIQYLKGYINEMLKAIKDGANIKGYTSWSLLDKFEWEKGYSDRYGFYYVEFNDRNKPRYPKASVQYYKKIIIANGFPNPREVESWYLKALETCSINNQMLAAEPLLSHMQMVTEIVVPTVCSLCVLITAVLLMLLLRRQS, from the exons ATGAAGCCAGTGTGGGTCGCCACCCTTCTGTGGATGCTACTGCTGGTGTCCAGGCTGGGGGCCGCCCGGAAGGGGTCCCCAGAAGAGGCCTCCTTCTACTATGGAACCTTCCCTCCTG GCTTCTCCTGGGGCGTGGGCAGCTCCGCCTACCAGACGGAGGGCGCCTGGGACCAGGACGGGAAAGGGCCTAGCATCTGGGACGTCTTCACACACAGTGGGAAGGGGAAGGTGCTCGGGAATGAGACGGCAGATGTAGCCTGTGACGGCTACTACAAGGTCCAG GAGGACATCATTCTGCTGAGGGAACTGCACGTCAACCACTACCGATTCTCCCTCTCTTGGCCCCGGCTCCTGCCCACAGGCATCCGAG CCGAGCAGGTGAACAAGAAGGGAATCGAATTCTACAGTGATCTTATCGATGCCCTTCTGAGCAGCAACATCACTCCCATCGTGACCTTGCACCACTGGGATCTGCCACAG CTGTTCCAGGTCAAATACGGCGGGTGGCAGAATGTGAGCATGGCCAACTACTTCAGAGACTACGCCAACctgtgctttgaggcctttggggACCGTGTGAAGCACTGGATCACGTTCAGTGATCCTCGG GCAATGGCAGAAAAAGGCTATGAGACGGGCCACCATGCGCCGGGCCTGAAGCTCCGTGGCACCGGCCTGTACAAGGCAGCACACCACATCATTAAG GCCCACGCCGAAGCCTGGCATTCTTATAACACCACGTGGCGCAGCAAGCAGCAAG gtcTGGTGGGAATTTCACTGAACTGTGACTGGGGGGAACCTGTGGACATTAGTAACCCCAAGGACCTAGAGGCTGCCGAGAGATACCTACAGTTCTGTCTGGGCTGGTTTGCCAACCCCATTTATGCCGGTGACTACCCCCAAGTCATGAAGGACTACATTG gaagaaagagtgcAGAGCAAGGCCTGGAGATGTCGAGGTTACCGGTGTTCTCACTCCAGGAGAAGAGCTACATTAAAGGCACATCCGATTTCTTGGGATTAGGTCATTTTACTACTCGGTACATCACGGAAAGGAACTACCCCTCCCGCCAGGGGCCCAGCTACCAGAACGATCGTGACTTGATAGAGCTGGTTGACCCAAACTGGCCAGATCTGGGGTCTAAATGGCTATATTCTGTGCCATGGGGATTTAGGAGGCTCCTTAACTTTGCTCAG ACTCAATACGGTGATCCTCCCATATATGTGATGGAAAATGGAGCATCTCAAAAATTCCACTGTACTCAATTATGTGATGAGTGGAGAATTCAATACCTTAAAGGATACATAAATGAAATGCTAAAAG CTATAAAAGATGGTGCTAATATAAAGGGGTATACTTCCTGGTCTCTGTTGGATAAGTTTGAATGGGAGAAAGGATACTCAGATAGATATGGATTCTACTATGTTGAATTTAACGACAGAAATAAGCCTCGCTATCCAAAGGCTTCAGTTCAATATTACAAGAAGATTATCATTGCCAATGGGTTTCCCAATCCAAGAGAG GTGGAAAGTTGGTACCTCAAAGCTTTGGAAACTTGCTCTATCAACAATCAGATGCTTGCTGCAG